A genomic window from Leptospiraceae bacterium includes:
- a CDS encoding DUF1574 family protein, producing MKNKIYIYYPILILLLFFAFDKVFTLPFFKEFVQEGNIVYFIHRRQYLFPKLQKEYEHINKRLAIISGDSRAYAYSDQLLKEPYKTDWIFYNFSGPQSVPAYTLFWFEKIIQAKLKPELLIFIVSPEGFDDNKRLIHNPFLRMVADDDFIIKYWKQIPLEDRYEFLLDKFFAIRKLDLDYKLLLERFRGKTLYQYDSDKNPNITILNLHRGEQVAYTNIKNDEKKLKQDARRMAGIYFYNFQVHDTQFFFTEEILKLARENEVKVVLVWPRVHMEYRKEYNNRKTVDTWEKRLIALTEKYKMVYVNLNRESNCDIFYDASHQSSLCFPEQASYLLEKYENKRKP from the coding sequence ATGAAGAATAAGATCTATATTTATTATCCAATCCTGATTCTTTTACTCTTTTTCGCTTTCGATAAAGTATTTACACTTCCTTTTTTTAAAGAATTTGTTCAGGAAGGAAATATCGTATATTTTATACATAGAAGACAATACCTGTTTCCTAAATTGCAGAAGGAATATGAGCATATTAATAAAAGACTCGCGATTATTTCAGGAGATTCAAGAGCTTATGCGTACTCAGACCAGTTGTTGAAAGAACCTTATAAAACAGACTGGATATTCTATAACTTTTCCGGACCTCAGTCTGTTCCGGCTTATACCCTGTTCTGGTTTGAGAAGATAATTCAAGCCAAATTGAAACCGGAGCTTCTTATCTTCATTGTTAGTCCGGAAGGTTTTGATGATAATAAAAGGCTTATACATAATCCTTTTTTAAGGATGGTGGCCGATGATGATTTCATAATAAAATACTGGAAACAGATTCCCTTAGAGGATAGATATGAATTTTTACTGGATAAATTTTTTGCTATACGTAAATTAGATCTGGATTACAAATTGTTGCTTGAACGTTTTCGAGGAAAAACCTTATATCAGTATGATTCTGATAAAAATCCTAATATTACCATATTGAATTTACATAGGGGAGAACAGGTAGCTTATACAAACATAAAAAATGATGAAAAGAAGTTAAAACAGGATGCCAGAAGAATGGCCGGAATATATTTTTATAATTTCCAGGTCCACGATACTCAGTTCTTCTTTACTGAAGAAATTTTAAAGTTAGCCAGAGAAAATGAAGTGAAGGTTGTGTTAGTCTGGCCAAGAGTACACATGGAATACAGAAAGGAATATAATAATCGCAAAACAGTAGATACCTGGGAAAAACGTTTAATTGCCCTGACGGAGAAATATAAAATGGTTTATGTGAATTTAAACCGGGAATCTAACTGCGACATATTTTATGATGCTTCCCATCAATCCAGCCTGTGTTTCCCCGAACAGGCTTCTTACCTGCTCGAGAAATATGAAAATAAAAGAAAACCTTAG
- a CDS encoding rRNA pseudouridine synthase: MRINRYLARCGYGARRNVEEFITSGRISVNGQVVTDFSTRINPEDEVKFDDMLVKPILKDQVLILNKPVGYLCSHMDVHHEKTVLNLLPEHFRRLNIAGRLDLNSRGLMIFSSDGDFIYKLTHPSYHVEKEYRLKISPCPEESFLVSTFLRGVEEGGDFLRAKKVVIENVEEGIVLVTLQEGKKRQLHRMFEVIGSDVLDLQRIRIGNLKLEDLDLKEGEYKEVSKEEILSY, encoded by the coding sequence ATGAGAATTAATCGGTATTTGGCTCGTTGTGGATATGGAGCGAGAAGAAATGTTGAAGAATTTATTACTTCCGGACGCATTAGTGTGAACGGACAGGTAGTTACAGATTTCTCCACACGTATAAACCCGGAAGATGAGGTTAAGTTTGATGACATGCTAGTAAAACCCATCCTTAAAGATCAGGTGCTAATTCTAAATAAGCCTGTAGGTTATCTTTGTTCACATATGGATGTTCACCACGAGAAAACAGTTTTGAATTTACTTCCTGAACATTTTCGCAGGTTGAATATTGCCGGAAGGTTAGATCTGAATTCAAGAGGTCTGATGATCTTCTCCTCTGATGGTGATTTTATCTATAAACTTACCCATCCTTCTTACCATGTTGAGAAAGAGTATCGTTTAAAAATTTCTCCCTGTCCGGAAGAATCTTTCCTGGTTTCAACCTTTTTGAGAGGCGTTGAAGAGGGGGGAGACTTTTTAAGGGCTAAAAAGGTGGTAATTGAGAATGTTGAAGAAGGGATAGTTCTTGTTACTCTTCAGGAAGGAAAAAAAAGGCAATTACACAGAATGTTTGAAGTAATTGGTTCTGATGTTTTGGATCTCCAGAGGATTCGAATTGGAAATTTGAAATTAGAAGACCTTGACCTGAAAGAGGGAGAATATAAAGAAGTATCCAAGGAAGAGATCCTTTCTTATTAG
- a CDS encoding ATP-binding cassette domain-containing protein, which translates to MKEIMLKVENLSRSFGEKKAVDNISFSVRPGVITGLLGPNGAGKTTTMRLITGYLEPSSGFVYFGGNLLSDDMNAIQKKLGYLPESAPLYPEMKVSEYLEYMAAIRAVPKEKRKGQIEEMVSVCELESKIDSPVSFLSKGFKQRLALAGTLVHDPEVIILDEPTTGLDPNQISQIRNLIKKLGKSKTLILSTHILKEVEDVCDEVIIINNGKIVANSSVKSLYGETKVLVTVNTGIDNLRKHFTGDEFIDIEFYSGYEHSDDTYKSFLISLKDDKPELVFYQLSKANFMVKEIRLFKRSLESIFSDLTRN; encoded by the coding sequence ATGAAAGAAATTATGCTCAAGGTAGAAAATTTGAGCCGGTCTTTCGGAGAGAAAAAAGCCGTCGATAATATATCATTTTCTGTTCGTCCCGGTGTAATTACCGGCCTTTTAGGCCCAAATGGTGCCGGAAAAACTACAACCATGCGTCTAATTACCGGTTATCTCGAACCGAGTTCCGGTTTTGTTTATTTCGGCGGAAACCTTCTTTCCGATGATATGAATGCAATTCAAAAAAAGCTGGGTTATCTTCCGGAATCTGCGCCACTTTATCCGGAGATGAAAGTATCGGAATATCTCGAGTATATGGCAGCAATACGAGCCGTTCCTAAAGAAAAAAGAAAAGGACAAATTGAAGAAATGGTTTCAGTTTGTGAACTGGAGTCAAAAATTGATTCACCTGTCTCTTTTTTATCCAAAGGTTTTAAACAAAGGCTTGCACTGGCCGGTACCCTGGTACATGATCCGGAAGTAATTATTTTAGATGAGCCGACTACAGGGCTCGATCCGAACCAGATTTCACAAATCCGGAATTTAATTAAAAAATTAGGGAAATCCAAGACTCTGATTCTATCTACACATATTTTAAAAGAAGTTGAAGATGTTTGTGATGAAGTGATTATTATTAATAACGGAAAAATAGTCGCGAATTCAAGTGTTAAAAGTCTATATGGAGAAACCAAAGTTCTCGTTACTGTAAATACGGGTATAGATAATCTTCGCAAACACTTTACGGGTGATGAGTTTATTGACATCGAATTTTATAGTGGTTATGAGCATTCAGATGACACCTATAAATCATTCTTGATAAGTTTGAAGGATGATAAACCGGAATTAGTCTTTTATCAATTGAGTAAAGCAAATTTCATGGTAAAAGAAATTCGGCTATTTAAGCGTTCTCTGGAATCGATTTTTTCCGATCTCACAAGAAACTAA
- a CDS encoding DUF4340 domain-containing protein — MDKLKTFLFENRAFSLSLLNLVLVLFIFFVNDPFSLFVQTYEKAEPFFKVKAASIESIKIEKADEEIKLFTLQKKGSTWLVEVNSKTLLANGTRAEALVDSLLKARKFTEVSSSKEKASEYGFNSGSIKITVNTNNTLHLGSVKTGSNFTHVKQNESDRIFLVEDNLKSIAGRGKFDFFLDKNLSPAGTKNEEINKIIFRQEGKKGVSYKLELSDKNWKLLLPKTGEIPSSEMTAILSRISGLEADSIELNDDYKANLDETFKASLQYSIKKEKTGSMMLSFSILGKHKKENHFYVQKEGSDTVYRLSEFKCKYFYELQPEEKIKK, encoded by the coding sequence ATGGATAAACTAAAAACATTTCTTTTCGAGAATCGAGCCTTTAGCCTGAGTCTTTTAAATCTCGTGCTGGTTCTTTTTATTTTTTTTGTGAATGATCCGTTTTCTCTTTTTGTACAAACTTATGAAAAAGCAGAACCCTTTTTTAAAGTAAAGGCTGCGTCCATAGAAAGTATTAAAATTGAAAAAGCTGATGAAGAGATAAAATTGTTTACCCTACAGAAGAAAGGATCTACCTGGCTTGTTGAGGTAAATTCAAAAACTTTACTGGCTAATGGAACGAGAGCAGAAGCGCTTGTAGATTCGCTTCTGAAAGCCAGAAAATTTACTGAAGTGAGCTCTTCTAAAGAAAAAGCATCTGAATATGGTTTTAATTCCGGTTCTATAAAAATTACAGTAAATACGAACAATACCCTACATTTGGGCTCTGTTAAAACAGGTTCGAATTTTACCCATGTAAAGCAGAATGAAAGTGATAGAATTTTTCTTGTTGAGGATAATCTAAAATCGATTGCAGGTCGAGGAAAGTTTGATTTTTTCTTGGATAAGAATCTTTCTCCTGCCGGTACTAAAAATGAAGAAATCAATAAAATTATTTTTCGACAGGAAGGGAAGAAAGGTGTTTCCTATAAACTTGAACTTTCAGATAAAAATTGGAAATTACTTCTCCCAAAAACAGGAGAGATTCCTTCATCAGAAATGACTGCTATCTTAAGCCGTATTTCCGGTCTGGAAGCAGATTCTATTGAATTAAATGATGATTATAAAGCTAATTTGGATGAAACCTTTAAAGCAAGTTTACAATATTCTATAAAGAAGGAAAAAACAGGTTCTATGATGCTTTCTTTCTCTATATTAGGAAAGCACAAAAAAGAAAATCATTTTTACGTTCAAAAAGAAGGTTCGGATACAGTATACCGGCTGAGCGAATTCAAATGTAAGTACTTTTACGAATTGCAACCCGAAGAGAAGATTAAAAAATAA
- a CDS encoding MBOAT family protein translates to MSFVNFSFVLFFLLFYLVYWNTPIRFRRHLLFIGSSFFYASFSVNFLFHLYFVILINYYLQKKFYNSKNFLLYSVGFNLVNLGLFKYFYFFMELIGTVSGIEILSQKTSLNQYFSSLLHIKSFEIILPLTISYYSFQLISLAVDLKKGKIEERPGLYEYFSYILFFPIMIAGPILRYTEIRKQLDEPVFIKENMFNGIWLVLSGILKKIILSGTVASIIYPVFAKPNEYSGIALLLTSYAFAVHLYLDFSGLTDMARGMAKLLGFNLPENFKAPFFMTGFGDFWRRWHLTFSFWIRDYIYIPLGGSRCSEWRNVYNLVVTFTLGGLWHGANVNYVFWGLLTGILISIERFFNDKGFRLFPSIPYVKPIVSYLFFLNAYMVTWVMFFTRDLKTAFAVLRNIFTFSQGRNLLNVETILYIMLFTFFFHAIQEWPAWFQKFRKKEIFVLPILSLIIILILISNQSGNMDFFYSKF, encoded by the coding sequence TTGAGTTTTGTAAATTTCTCGTTTGTTCTTTTTTTTCTCTTATTCTATTTGGTTTATTGGAATACTCCGATTCGATTTCGAAGGCATTTATTATTTATAGGATCGAGTTTTTTTTATGCTTCATTTAGTGTTAACTTCTTATTTCACTTATATTTCGTTATTCTTATAAACTATTACCTGCAAAAAAAGTTTTATAATTCAAAAAACTTTCTCTTGTATAGTGTTGGTTTTAACCTGGTTAATCTTGGGCTTTTTAAATATTTTTATTTTTTTATGGAACTGATAGGGACTGTAAGTGGAATTGAAATATTAAGCCAGAAAACATCCCTTAACCAGTATTTTTCCAGTTTATTACATATAAAATCTTTTGAAATTATTCTTCCCCTTACTATTAGTTATTATTCGTTTCAATTAATTTCTCTTGCAGTTGATCTTAAAAAAGGTAAAATCGAAGAGAGACCCGGACTATATGAATATTTTAGTTATATTCTCTTTTTCCCTATTATGATAGCCGGACCGATTTTGCGTTATACTGAAATTCGTAAGCAATTGGATGAACCTGTATTTATCAAGGAAAATATGTTTAATGGAATCTGGCTTGTCCTTTCCGGTATATTAAAGAAAATCATTCTTTCAGGGACGGTGGCTTCCATTATTTATCCTGTTTTTGCAAAACCCAATGAATATTCAGGAATAGCTTTACTTCTAACTTCCTATGCATTTGCTGTTCATCTATACCTGGATTTTTCGGGTCTTACTGATATGGCAAGGGGTATGGCTAAGTTATTGGGCTTCAATTTGCCTGAAAACTTTAAAGCCCCATTTTTTATGACCGGTTTTGGAGATTTTTGGCGTAGATGGCATCTTACTTTTTCTTTTTGGATTCGTGATTATATTTATATTCCTCTGGGTGGTTCACGATGTTCTGAATGGAGAAATGTATATAATCTCGTAGTGACTTTTACTCTGGGAGGACTCTGGCACGGTGCTAATGTGAATTATGTATTCTGGGGACTTTTAACTGGTATACTTATTAGCATTGAACGGTTTTTTAACGATAAAGGATTTCGTTTATTTCCATCTATTCCGTATGTAAAACCTATAGTTTCTTATCTATTTTTTTTGAATGCCTATATGGTGACCTGGGTTATGTTTTTTACCCGGGATCTGAAAACAGCTTTTGCAGTTCTTCGAAATATATTTACTTTTTCTCAGGGTCGGAATCTACTTAACGTAGAAACTATTTTATACATAATGCTTTTTACATTTTTCTTTCATGCTATTCAGGAATGGCCGGCCTGGTTTCAGAAATTTAGAAAGAAAGAAATCTTTGTATTACCTATTTTATCACTCATTATCATTTTAATTCTAATTTCCAATCAGAGTGGAAATATGGATTTTTTTTACTCCAAGTTTTAA
- a CDS encoding metallophosphoesterase family protein has protein sequence MKKDVLNHFGIIGDVHAEDKFLQIALDRLFSQNVRTILCTGDICDGSGDANLCCDILKRRRVDTVSGNHDRWALEQEMRSLPETTRDLSLDSMEYLKSLPKTREYSSNFGRILLCHGINQNDMVKINPDDYGYALEANSDLQDLIQKNEYSIVINGHSHKRMVRKINQIVIINSGTLYRNHNPCFVEVDLKKNVITFYLLDSLGNVVNEEKSEIL, from the coding sequence ATGAAAAAGGATGTACTAAATCATTTTGGAATTATTGGTGATGTTCACGCAGAAGATAAATTTTTACAAATTGCTTTAGATAGATTATTTTCTCAAAATGTTAGAACTATACTTTGCACAGGAGATATTTGTGACGGTTCGGGAGATGCAAATCTTTGTTGCGATATTTTAAAAAGGAGAAGGGTAGATACAGTTTCAGGCAACCATGATCGCTGGGCTTTAGAACAGGAAATGCGTTCCTTGCCTGAAACTACAAGAGATCTGAGTCTTGATTCCATGGAATATCTAAAATCATTACCTAAAACAAGGGAATACAGTTCGAATTTTGGAAGAATATTGTTATGTCATGGTATAAATCAGAACGATATGGTAAAAATTAATCCGGATGATTATGGTTATGCCCTTGAAGCCAATTCCGATTTACAGGATTTAATACAGAAAAATGAGTATTCTATTGTTATTAACGGACATTCACATAAAAGAATGGTGAGAAAAATAAATCAAATTGTGATTATAAATTCCGGAACTTTATATAGAAACCATAATCCCTGTTTTGTCGAGGTGGATTTAAAAAAGAATGTTATCACCTTTTATTTGTTAGATAGTTTAGGGAATGTAGTAAATGAAGAAAAATCTGAAATTTTATAA
- a CDS encoding ABC transporter permease subunit, with protein MLMFENIKIIFKKETGTYFNTPIGYIFSAFFLLLISFLFFYGLGGNSFWDMKIASMEQYFLWIPIMFIIFIPAITMRLWSEEVRSGTIEVLMTLPVNDYEIIIGKFLSAWAFLIFTISGSLLVPITIWFIGDIDFGLVFSGYVGTILLGGAYVSMGLLISSLTRDQITAFVLTLLASLLIFLMGYQPILQFFGKTIGSFLAFLALSHHFEAFRLGIFDPRNFLFFFSFIFSMLYLNVFVIRGKR; from the coding sequence ATGCTTATGTTTGAAAATATAAAAATTATATTCAAAAAAGAAACAGGAACCTATTTTAATACACCTATTGGCTACATTTTTAGTGCATTTTTCTTGCTTCTTATCAGCTTTTTATTTTTTTACGGTCTGGGAGGAAACTCTTTCTGGGATATGAAAATTGCCAGTATGGAGCAGTATTTTCTCTGGATACCCATTATGTTTATTATTTTTATTCCGGCAATTACTATGCGGCTCTGGTCGGAAGAAGTAAGATCCGGAACGATTGAAGTTTTGATGACATTACCGGTAAACGATTACGAAATCATTATTGGCAAATTTCTATCCGCCTGGGCATTTCTCATTTTCACGATTTCCGGAAGCCTTCTCGTTCCTATAACTATATGGTTTATTGGAGATATTGATTTCGGTCTCGTGTTTTCGGGATATGTGGGAACTATTTTATTAGGTGGAGCTTATGTAAGTATGGGTTTGCTTATATCCAGTCTTACAAGAGATCAGATCACAGCTTTTGTATTAACCTTACTTGCCAGTTTGCTTATATTTTTAATGGGTTATCAACCTATACTGCAATTTTTTGGTAAAACTATCGGTAGCTTCTTGGCATTTTTAGCCCTTTCTCATCATTTTGAAGCTTTTCGTCTGGGTATATTTGATCCGAGAAATTTTCTATTTTTCTTTAGCTTTATATTCTCAATGTTATACTTGAATGTTTTTGTAATAAGGGGGAAAAGATAA
- a CDS encoding GldG family protein → MELFKRLNKNRVYILSQVLLLFLLLNYLFSNLNCRKDMSRFNRFELTRSTESILKNLPEKLYINAYFSSDIPSEYKPRINLVKEIIKEIADVNRKKVELRFYDPDSGEEDRKKAKEAGIRPLTIQKIERGSAQLKNDSFFGLTLTVGSKTETLPVVPEAEKVEYQILSTLKKMFRKTNNSAVAIIKAPGAMTSPPIQQGAINKDTFSLFFQRAYEPENGKVTEVKINEDVVPEEITTLILSGDPGLSEEGKFAIDQFLLRGGNLIIFPKMMDFTLEDRQNPYAAMMQRQQPGLARTSPEAAKLNTFFEKYGFKINTDMVMEPENSMPLGPLVQVEPGVIGRYHYPLWLIVDNNEGINSEHILTKETKGLLVPWTSTIEKFETKQKGMKFTSLMESTVKADIRKDFVMVGEKQVFSQEIKPKGTKFTLSLLLEGELQSSFTKDSIPTKYKDNSFLEKTPTGKKTKILVFGSPYIISDVLAMNRETAEVFSDNNVPFFLNVIDVLSGDTDLLAARTKQSGILKLKPFPKNVEILFSILNVFLVPIILSVYAFFRIKKRNRSV, encoded by the coding sequence ATGGAACTTTTTAAACGGCTCAATAAAAATAGGGTATACATTCTTTCCCAGGTATTACTCTTATTTCTTCTATTGAATTATTTATTTTCAAACCTCAATTGTCGTAAAGACATGTCTCGTTTTAATCGCTTTGAATTAACTCGAAGCACAGAAAGTATACTCAAGAATCTTCCGGAGAAATTGTATATCAACGCTTATTTTTCTTCGGATATACCGAGTGAGTATAAACCCCGGATTAACCTTGTAAAGGAAATCATTAAAGAAATCGCAGATGTGAATAGAAAAAAAGTAGAGCTTCGTTTCTATGATCCGGATAGCGGGGAGGAAGACAGGAAAAAAGCAAAAGAAGCCGGTATTCGCCCATTAACTATACAGAAAATAGAAAGAGGCTCTGCCCAGTTGAAGAATGATTCTTTTTTCGGTCTAACTCTTACGGTGGGTTCTAAAACGGAAACCTTACCTGTAGTTCCGGAAGCAGAGAAAGTAGAGTATCAGATCTTATCGACTCTGAAAAAAATGTTCCGGAAGACGAATAATTCGGCAGTAGCGATTATTAAAGCACCGGGTGCTATGACAAGTCCTCCTATACAGCAGGGAGCTATAAACAAAGATACTTTTAGCTTATTTTTCCAAAGAGCTTATGAGCCGGAAAATGGAAAAGTTACAGAAGTGAAGATTAATGAGGATGTTGTTCCTGAGGAGATTACAACCCTGATACTTTCCGGAGATCCCGGTCTATCTGAGGAAGGTAAATTTGCGATTGATCAGTTCCTTTTAAGGGGAGGGAATCTTATTATTTTTCCAAAAATGATGGATTTTACTCTTGAAGACAGACAAAACCCTTATGCAGCTATGATGCAAAGGCAACAACCGGGACTGGCAAGGACATCTCCTGAAGCAGCAAAGCTTAATACTTTTTTTGAAAAGTATGGATTTAAAATAAATACAGATATGGTAATGGAACCGGAAAATTCTATGCCCCTAGGTCCTCTTGTCCAGGTAGAACCCGGTGTTATCGGTCGTTATCATTATCCATTGTGGTTAATTGTGGATAATAATGAAGGAATTAATTCGGAGCATATTCTCACAAAAGAAACCAAAGGTTTACTCGTTCCCTGGACTTCTACTATAGAGAAGTTTGAGACAAAACAAAAAGGAATGAAGTTTACCAGTCTTATGGAAAGTACAGTCAAAGCAGATATACGTAAGGATTTTGTAATGGTTGGAGAAAAGCAGGTTTTTTCACAAGAGATTAAGCCTAAAGGAACCAAATTTACGCTTAGCTTACTGCTGGAAGGAGAACTTCAATCTTCCTTTACAAAAGATAGCATACCGACAAAATATAAAGACAACAGTTTCTTAGAAAAAACACCTACAGGAAAGAAAACAAAGATTCTTGTTTTTGGTTCTCCTTATATAATCTCAGACGTGCTTGCTATGAATAGAGAAACTGCAGAAGTGTTTAGTGATAATAATGTTCCATTTTTTTTAAATGTTATCGATGTCCTTTCAGGAGATACCGATCTCTTAGCTGCGAGAACCAAACAGTCAGGTATACTAAAATTAAAGCCTTTTCCTAAGAATGTTGAGATTTTATTTAGTATCTTGAATGTATTTTTAGTACCTATTATATTGAGTGTATACGCATTTTTTAGAATTAAAAAAAGAAATAGGAGTGTATAA
- a CDS encoding flavin reductase family protein — protein sequence MSISNEDFKKALSAFASGVTVITYKAGEEMGGLTVSSFASLSLEPPLILFNLNKSAISHEKILETKSFAVNILSADGEDVSNKFASSKENKHELVKKVGYTVKETGSPLLRSCLAIMDCSLESVYDGGDHSIIVGRALYTDTDPTKRPLLYYNRAYYKI from the coding sequence ATGTCAATAAGTAACGAAGATTTCAAAAAAGCTCTATCAGCTTTCGCTTCCGGTGTAACCGTGATTACCTATAAGGCAGGTGAAGAAATGGGTGGACTTACTGTAAGTAGTTTTGCTTCTCTTTCCTTAGAGCCTCCCCTGATTCTTTTCAATTTAAACAAATCTGCCATCAGTCATGAAAAAATTTTAGAAACAAAATCCTTCGCTGTAAATATTCTTTCAGCAGATGGTGAAGATGTGTCTAATAAATTTGCAAGTTCTAAAGAAAACAAACATGAGTTGGTTAAAAAAGTAGGGTATACAGTAAAAGAAACCGGTTCTCCTTTACTCAGGTCCTGCCTGGCTATCATGGACTGTTCACTCGAATCTGTATATGATGGTGGAGACCATTCTATAATAGTCGGCCGTGCACTGTATACAGATACCGATCCAACCAAAAGACCCCTCCTTTATTATAATCGGGCTTATTATAAAATCTAA
- a CDS encoding NAD(P)-dependent alcohol dehydrogenase: protein MKVKAYAAHNAKSELVPFEYEAGLLSSDEVDIKVESCGICHSDLSMLDNDWGMTQYPFVPGHEVIGTILEIGNNVQDLKVGDKVGLGWMSGSCMSCDSCMSGDHNLCNKAEQTIVGRHGGFADRVRSRAEWLVKIPEGLNPNATGPLFCGGITVFAPILQNNIKPIDRVGVIGMGGLGHLAILFLKAWGCEVTVFSSSPEKEIEAKKLGAHRFVNSTDPNALQKHSSSLDFIISTVNVSLDWSLYLSCLKPKGKLHVVGAVLTPLSIPAFSLISGSKSVSGSPVGSPYMIRKMLEFCARHKIEAITEEYKFSEVNKALERLRSGKARYRIVLTH, encoded by the coding sequence ATGAAAGTAAAAGCCTATGCAGCACACAATGCAAAATCAGAATTAGTACCCTTCGAATACGAAGCGGGTCTTCTAAGCTCTGACGAAGTGGACATTAAAGTTGAGTCCTGTGGTATCTGTCACAGCGATTTAAGTATGCTTGATAATGACTGGGGAATGACACAATACCCATTCGTTCCGGGACACGAAGTGATAGGAACTATTTTAGAAATCGGGAACAATGTGCAGGATTTAAAAGTCGGCGATAAAGTCGGTCTCGGTTGGATGTCCGGTTCCTGCATGAGTTGCGATTCCTGCATGTCGGGAGATCATAACCTCTGTAATAAGGCTGAACAAACGATAGTAGGCAGACACGGAGGTTTCGCTGATAGAGTGCGTTCTCGTGCAGAGTGGTTAGTTAAAATACCGGAAGGTTTAAACCCGAATGCAACGGGTCCCTTATTCTGCGGAGGAATCACCGTATTTGCCCCGATACTTCAGAACAATATAAAGCCTATTGATAGGGTTGGAGTTATCGGAATGGGAGGGCTCGGTCACCTTGCCATTCTGTTTTTAAAAGCCTGGGGTTGTGAAGTAACTGTCTTTTCCAGTAGTCCTGAAAAAGAAATCGAAGCCAAAAAACTGGGAGCACACAGATTTGTAAATTCCACAGATCCAAATGCTTTACAAAAGCATTCCTCATCTTTAGATTTCATAATCTCAACTGTGAATGTCAGCCTCGACTGGTCCTTATATCTTTCCTGTCTAAAACCCAAAGGAAAACTTCACGTTGTGGGTGCCGTATTAACACCTTTAAGTATTCCCGCATTCTCTTTAATTTCAGGCTCTAAGTCTGTTTCGGGAAGCCCGGTAGGTTCTCCTTATATGATTCGAAAAATGCTAGAGTTTTGTGCCAGGCATAAAATAGAAGCAATTACAGAAGAATATAAATTTTCAGAAGTTAATAAGGCTTTAGAAAGATTACGCTCCGGAAAGGCTCGTTATCGAATCGTATTAACACATTAA